One segment of Mobula hypostoma unplaced genomic scaffold, sMobHyp1.1 scaffold_53, whole genome shotgun sequence DNA contains the following:
- the LOC134341855 gene encoding zinc finger protein 229-like gives MAHQRVHTGEWPFTCSDCGKGFTESYKLLIHRSVHSGERAFTCSDCGKGFTCSSQLKVHQRVHTGERPFTCSDCGKGFTSSSVLQRHQQIHTGERPFACSVCGKGFTRSSHLQAHWSVHTRERPFACSVCRKGFTCSSHLKVHQRIHTGERPFICSDCGKGFTRSYQLKVHQRVHTGERPFTCSDCGKGFTRSSQLKVHQQVHTGEWMFTCLTCGKGFTQSSELLVHQQVHTGDRPFTCSVCGKGFTRSSNLLTHQSVHTGERPFTCSNCGKGFTCSSHLKVHQRVHTGERPFTCSDCGKGFTCSSQLKVHQRVHTGERPFICSNCGKGFIQSSELKVHQRVHTGEGLFTCSDCGKGFTCSSALKVHQRFHTGERPFTCSDCGKGFTQSSALMAHQRVHSGERPFTCSVCGKGFTQLSQLKVHQGVHTGERPFTCSDCGKGFTSSSQLLSHQQVHTGERPFTCSDCGKGFTRLSHLQRHQRVHTG, from the coding sequence ATGGCTCACCaacgagttcacaccggggagtggccgttcacctgctcagactgtgggaagggattcactgaatCATATAAACTACTGATACACCGGTCAGTTCACAGTGGCGAGAGGGCGTTCAcgtgctcagactgcgggaagggattcacttgctcatcccaactgaaggtgcatcagcgagttcacactggggagaggccgttcacctgctcagactgtgggaagggattcacttcgtcCTCTgttctacagagacaccagcaaattcacactggggagaggccgttcgcctgctcagtgtgtgggaagggattcactcgatcatcccaCCTACAAGCACACTGGTCTGTTCACACCAGGGAGAGGCCGTTCGCCTGCTCAGTGTgtaggaagggattcacttgctcatcccacctgaaggtacatcagcgaattcacactggtgagaggccattcatctgctcggattgtgggaagggattcactcgatcataccagctgaaggtacatcagagagttcacactggggagaggccgttcacctgctccgactgtgggaagggattcactcgatcatctcaactgaaggtacatcagcaagttcacactggggagtggatGTTCACCTGCTTAACCTGcggaaagggattcactcagtcatctgaactgttggtacaccagcaagttcacactggagacaggccgttcacttgctcagtgtgtgggaagggattcactcggtcatccaacctactgacacatcagtcagttcacactggggagaggccgttcacctgctcaaactgtgggaagggattcacttgctcatcccacctgaaggtacatcagcgagttcacactggggagaggccgttcacctgctcggactgtgggaagggattcacttgctcatcccaattgaaggtacatcagcgagttcacactggggagaggccgttcatctgctcaaactgtgggaagggattcattcagtcatctgaactgaaggtacatcagcgagttcacactggagaagggctgttcacctgctcagactgtgggaaaggattcacttgctcatctgcactgaaggtacatcagcgatttcacactggggagaggccgttcacctgctcggactgtgggaagggattcactcagtcatccgccctaatggcacaccagcgagttcacagtggggagcggccattcacctgctcagtctgtgggaagggattcactcagttatctcaactgaaggtgcaccagggagttcacactggagagaggccattcacctgttcagactgtggaaagggatttACTTCATCATCTCAACTACTGagtcaccagcaagttcacactggagagaggccgttcacctgctcagactgtgggaagggattcactcggttgTCTcatctacagagacaccagcgtgTTCACACTGGGTAG